In Pseudomonadales bacterium, a single window of DNA contains:
- a CDS encoding acyl-CoA dehydrogenase family protein, producing MNALHRIGADTMDFRYTPEQERFRTEIRAFLRENVSDELRREIAVSGHSPGPLGKAFLRLLGERGWLGIGWPREYGGQGRSMIEQTIFYHELDLQDIHYGNLTITSLAMALMKLASEEQKQQYLSRILKGELEICLGYTEPGAGSDLAGITTRAVRVGDEYVINGQKVFTTGAHYASHIWLLARSEADAPRHKGLSVFIFPLATAGITVHPIYTMEGIRTNEVFLDDVHVPASAMIGTAGSGFHTAAIALDFERVFMGKYTKLRRNLDALMHECRQSLDGSAPPFDDPVVRDRLVGLHLDVERLRLLCLKSAWMIDQGQVPNAEASAQKVFASDLEQRLADEGIRILGPRGQLEYGSAHVPAHGHLAQSWLLSPMLRFGGGANEIQRDIIAQRGLGLPRA from the coding sequence GTGAACGCCCTGCACCGCATCGGAGCTGACACGATGGACTTCCGCTACACCCCCGAGCAGGAACGTTTCCGGACCGAAATCCGCGCCTTCCTCCGCGAGAACGTCAGCGACGAATTGCGCCGGGAAATCGCTGTCTCGGGGCACTCGCCGGGGCCGCTCGGCAAGGCGTTCCTGCGCCTGCTCGGCGAGCGAGGCTGGCTGGGCATCGGCTGGCCGCGCGAATACGGCGGCCAGGGGCGCTCGATGATCGAGCAGACGATCTTCTACCACGAGCTCGACCTGCAGGACATCCACTACGGCAACCTCACCATCACCTCGCTGGCGATGGCGCTGATGAAGCTCGCCTCCGAAGAGCAGAAGCAGCAGTACCTGTCGCGCATCCTGAAAGGGGAACTCGAGATCTGCCTCGGCTACACCGAACCCGGGGCCGGCTCGGACCTGGCCGGAATCACGACGCGCGCGGTTCGCGTCGGTGACGAATACGTGATCAACGGCCAGAAGGTGTTCACCACCGGCGCACACTACGCCTCGCATATCTGGCTGCTCGCGCGCAGCGAAGCCGATGCTCCGCGCCACAAGGGGCTGTCGGTGTTCATTTTCCCGCTCGCCACCGCCGGCATCACGGTGCACCCGATCTACACGATGGAGGGTATACGCACCAACGAGGTGTTCCTCGACGACGTCCACGTGCCGGCGAGTGCGATGATCGGTACGGCAGGCTCGGGTTTCCATACGGCGGCGATAGCGCTCGACTTCGAGCGCGTGTTCATGGGCAAGTACACGAAGCTGCGGCGCAATCTGGACGCCCTGATGCACGAATGCAGGCAATCGCTCGACGGATCTGCGCCGCCCTTCGATGATCCGGTGGTCCGCGACCGCCTGGTCGGGCTGCATCTGGACGTGGAGCGCCTGCGTCTGCTGTGCCTGAAGTCGGCCTGGATGATCGACCAGGGCCAGGTGCCAAACGCAGAAGCCTCGGCGCAGAAGGTGTTCGCCTCCGACCTCGAGCAACGTCTCGCCGACGAGGGGATCCGCATCCTCGGGCCACGCGGGCAGCTCGAATACGGTTCCGCGCACGTGCCGGCGCACGGACACCTCGCACAGTCCTGGCTGCTGTCGCCGATGCTGCGCTTCGGCGGTGGCGCCAACGAAATCCAGCGCGACATCATCGCCCAACGCGGTCTCGGGCTGCCACGCGCCTGA
- a CDS encoding acyl-CoA/acyl-ACP dehydrogenase, with translation MELEPTPEQRQIQDAARRFLQSECPPSLVRTLREQRMSLPRRIWTQIAGLGWTGLPFAEQHGGSAADWTTMAIVMEELGRACDPTPFSDCVLGCGWLIQDLGDAAQHQRWLVPLIGGELQAALAALEAGGDWSAARCTTTLTRTSSGWRLDGRKLFVENAPDRDLLLVAARDSASGKLRLAVVSPRTAGVECTALRSLAHPDLHEVRFTAVGVAQADLLGGDDIGAALDAALLRTAVFQSAAAVGGARRVLELATQHVRQRVQFGRPIGSFQAVQHLLANVWIDVEAAWLAAYEGITELERSPRAIDRACAAKCISNEAFTRACFTAHQVLGGMGFMWETDLHLWTRKAKEIELACGGLPYHRALLAAALG, from the coding sequence ATGGAACTCGAACCCACCCCGGAACAGCGCCAGATCCAGGACGCGGCGCGACGATTCCTGCAGTCCGAATGCCCACCGTCGCTGGTGCGCACACTACGCGAACAGCGCATGTCGTTGCCGCGCCGGATCTGGACACAGATCGCGGGACTCGGCTGGACCGGACTGCCGTTCGCGGAACAGCACGGCGGATCGGCCGCAGACTGGACGACGATGGCAATCGTGATGGAGGAGCTCGGACGCGCCTGCGATCCGACACCGTTCAGCGACTGCGTGCTCGGTTGCGGCTGGCTGATCCAGGATCTGGGAGACGCAGCACAGCACCAGCGCTGGCTGGTCCCGCTGATCGGCGGCGAGTTGCAGGCCGCGCTGGCCGCGCTCGAGGCTGGCGGCGACTGGAGCGCCGCCCGATGCACCACCACGCTGACACGAACGTCCTCCGGCTGGCGGCTCGACGGGCGCAAGCTCTTCGTCGAGAACGCGCCCGATCGCGACCTGCTGCTGGTGGCGGCCCGTGACAGCGCATCGGGGAAGTTGCGCCTCGCGGTGGTATCGCCACGCACTGCCGGCGTCGAATGCACGGCCCTGCGCTCGCTGGCGCACCCCGACCTCCACGAGGTGCGCTTCACGGCAGTCGGCGTGGCGCAGGCAGACCTGCTCGGTGGCGATGACATCGGTGCCGCACTCGATGCGGCGCTGCTGCGCACGGCGGTATTCCAGTCTGCCGCCGCGGTCGGTGGCGCACGCCGGGTGCTGGAACTGGCAACGCAGCACGTACGGCAACGGGTGCAGTTCGGACGCCCGATCGGCAGCTTCCAGGCGGTGCAGCACCTGCTCGCCAACGTATGGATCGACGTCGAAGCCGCCTGGCTGGCGGCCTACGAGGGCATCACCGAACTGGAGCGATCGCCACGCGCGATCGACAGGGCCTGTGCGGCCAAATGCATCAGCAACGAGGCATTCACCCGTGCCTGCTTCACCGCACACCAGGTGCTCGGCGGCATGGGTTTCATGTGGGAAACCGACCTGCACCTGTGGACGCGCAAGGCCAAGGAAATCGAGCTCGCGTGTGGCGGCCTGCCCTATCACCGCGCGCTGCTGGCCGCTGCGCTTGGGTGA
- a CDS encoding SDR family oxidoreductase, with the protein MLLANKVVIVSGIGPGLGVELALCAAQEGAKLAICARTASKLDEAEREIVALGLGTEVLKVPTDIGDRAQCHALVGRTVERFGRVDVLLNSAYVGGTFEPIESADLEDWRATMDVNFFGTMKLTQEVVPHMKRQGGGAIVMINSMVTRVPMPTQGGYAASKGALRVATAYLAKELGGYGIRVNSALMGWMWGPPVEGYMRAAAAEHGTTVEAMRKEIARNIPLGDVPEDADCARVAMMLASDYCRVVTGACIDVNGGEFLSV; encoded by the coding sequence ATGCTGTTGGCGAACAAGGTGGTGATCGTGTCCGGCATCGGGCCGGGCCTGGGCGTCGAATTGGCTCTGTGTGCGGCGCAGGAAGGGGCGAAACTTGCAATCTGCGCACGCACTGCGTCGAAGCTCGACGAGGCGGAGCGGGAGATCGTGGCGCTTGGTCTGGGGACCGAAGTGCTGAAGGTGCCGACGGATATCGGCGATCGCGCCCAGTGTCATGCGCTGGTCGGGCGTACGGTGGAGCGTTTCGGACGTGTCGATGTGCTGCTGAACAGTGCGTACGTCGGCGGGACCTTCGAGCCCATCGAGTCGGCTGATCTGGAGGACTGGCGTGCGACGATGGACGTGAATTTCTTCGGCACGATGAAACTCACGCAGGAAGTCGTCCCGCACATGAAGCGTCAGGGTGGCGGCGCGATCGTCATGATCAACAGCATGGTGACACGGGTGCCGATGCCCACGCAGGGCGGTTACGCCGCATCGAAGGGAGCGCTGCGGGTCGCCACTGCGTATCTGGCAAAGGAGCTCGGCGGTTACGGAATCCGTGTCAATTCGGCACTGATGGGCTGGATGTGGGGGCCACCGGTCGAAGGTTATATGCGTGCGGCAGCGGCCGAGCACGGCACTACGGTCGAGGCGATGCGCAAGGAAATTGCGCGCAACATCCCGCTCGGCGATGTTCCGGAGGATGCCGACTGCGCGCGCGTCGCGATGATGTTGGCATCGGACTACTGTCGGGTGGTGACGGGCGCCTGTATCGATGTGAATGGCGGGGAGTTTCTCTCCGTCTGA
- the sat gene encoding sulfate adenylyltransferase, with translation MIKPHGSDTLDPRFVYDTERHEALTQEAEKLPSLLLNSAAAANAVMLGAGYFNPLKGYMNKADALGVASTLRTASGLFWPVPILNLTSDVAAIRGASRIALRDPNVPGNPVLAVQTVEAIEEISEAEISGMAEKIFRTLDPKHPGVATFTGLGRFAISGPIEVLNFSYFQQDFPDTFRTAVEIRNEIAERGWQKVVAFQTRNPMHRAHEELCKMAKEAVGADGILIHMLLGKLKAGDIPAYVRDAAIRKMVELYFPPNTVMITGYGFDMLYAGPREAVLHAVFRQNSGCTHFIVGRDHAGVGSYYGAFDAQTIFDEEVPAGALTIQIFRADHTAYSKKLHRVVMMRDAPDHTPEDFVQPSGTKVREMLAAGQDLPIEFARPEIAKILMGYYQSEARK, from the coding sequence ATGATCAAACCTCATGGTTCCGACACGCTCGATCCGCGCTTCGTCTACGACACCGAGCGTCACGAGGCGCTGACGCAGGAAGCGGAGAAGCTGCCTTCGTTGCTGCTGAATTCGGCAGCGGCGGCCAACGCCGTGATGCTCGGCGCGGGCTATTTCAACCCGCTGAAGGGCTACATGAACAAGGCCGACGCGCTCGGTGTGGCGTCGACGCTGCGCACGGCCAGTGGGCTGTTCTGGCCAGTGCCGATACTCAACCTCACCAGCGATGTCGCAGCGATCCGTGGTGCTTCGCGTATCGCACTGCGCGACCCGAACGTCCCCGGCAATCCGGTGCTGGCGGTGCAGACGGTCGAGGCGATCGAAGAGATCAGCGAGGCCGAAATCTCGGGCATGGCAGAGAAGATCTTCCGTACGCTGGATCCGAAGCATCCGGGTGTGGCGACGTTCACCGGCCTCGGGCGATTTGCCATCAGCGGACCGATCGAGGTGCTGAACTTCAGCTACTTCCAGCAGGATTTCCCGGATACGTTCCGTACCGCAGTCGAAATCCGCAACGAGATCGCCGAGCGCGGCTGGCAGAAGGTAGTGGCGTTCCAGACCCGCAATCCGATGCATCGTGCACACGAAGAGCTGTGCAAGATGGCGAAGGAGGCGGTTGGTGCCGACGGCATCCTGATTCACATGCTGCTCGGCAAGCTGAAGGCCGGCGATATTCCTGCGTACGTTCGCGATGCGGCGATCCGCAAGATGGTCGAACTGTATTTCCCGCCGAACACCGTGATGATCACGGGCTACGGTTTCGACATGCTCTATGCAGGCCCGCGCGAGGCGGTTCTGCACGCCGTGTTCCGGCAGAACTCGGGCTGTACGCACTTCATCGTGGGGCGTGACCATGCAGGCGTGGGCAGCTACTACGGTGCCTTCGACGCACAGACGATATTCGACGAGGAAGTGCCGGCAGGTGCGCTCACGATCCAGATCTTCCGTGCCGACCATACCGCGTACTCGAAGAAACTGCACCGTGTGGTGATGATGCGTGACGCCCCCGATCACACACCGGAAGACTTCGTGCAACCGTCGGGTACCAAGGTGCGCGAAATGCTGGCGGCCGGGCAGGACTTGCCGATCGAATTCGCACGTCCGGAAATCGCGAAGATCCTGATGGGTTACTACCAGAGCGAGGCCAGGAAGTAG
- the cysC gene encoding adenylyl-sulfate kinase codes for MTEQKATNVHWHEGEIQREHRHQLLGQQGATLWFTGLSGSGKSTVAVALEDALHKRGRLSYRLDGDNVRLGINKNLGFSADDRKENIRRIGEVAKLFVDCGVIVLTSFISPYRSDRDVVRKLHEASGMSFIEVFVDCALSEAEKRDPKGLYKKARAGEIKNFTGIDDPYEAPDAPEIHLHTDRMTLQQEVDMLLHDLEKRGILSA; via the coding sequence ATGACGGAGCAGAAAGCGACCAACGTGCATTGGCACGAAGGGGAGATCCAGCGAGAGCATCGCCACCAGTTGCTGGGACAGCAGGGGGCGACGCTGTGGTTCACCGGCCTGTCGGGTAGCGGCAAGAGCACGGTGGCGGTGGCGCTCGAAGACGCACTCCACAAGCGAGGCAGGCTTTCCTACCGTCTGGACGGGGACAACGTTCGCCTGGGCATCAACAAGAACCTGGGTTTCAGTGCCGATGACCGCAAGGAGAACATCCGCAGGATCGGAGAAGTTGCGAAACTGTTCGTCGATTGCGGGGTAATCGTCCTCACCAGTTTCATCAGCCCGTATCGATCGGATCGTGATGTGGTGCGCAAGCTGCATGAAGCATCGGGCATGTCGTTCATCGAGGTCTTCGTGGACTGCGCGCTTTCGGAAGCCGAAAAGCGTGATCCCAAGGGGCTGTACAAGAAGGCGCGCGCCGGTGAGATCAAGAACTTCACAGGCATCGACGACCCCTATGAGGCACCCGATGCGCCGGAGATCCACCTGCATACCGACCGCATGACACTGCAGCAGGAAGTCGACATGCTGCTGCACGATCTCGAAAAACGCGGCATCCTTTCGGCCTGA
- a CDS encoding sulfotransferase has protein sequence MSGHGLNAANLLDAARCETGLSDFGDASFREPLERLVAALNTEARLNVAGYAYFGERIRNILITRLRAEDWFRRYPEILEEEIHTPLVIVGLPRTGTTMMHRTISADHRMYSPLWYEVRFPVPLPGTDFAAGTDPRIAIAEAEVNALLEVSPELASIHPMDARGPDEEIMLLEQSFFSTVPESHAHMPEFGVWLEQQDQLPGYTYLKRLLQFLQWQKKRFGQQAERWILKTPHHLHFPAALFTTFPDVQVLQTHRDPLQLMPSYASMIHALNRPFSDAVGKEEVGAHWCRKWAAGMRTTLQFRDAGHEARFLDMWYEDTVRSPLDEIRRLYDFVGIDLTDQARTEMERWREMNRREARPTHQYTLEEYGFTEDALAADFREYRERYILPLRRASASGA, from the coding sequence ATGAGCGGACACGGCCTGAATGCTGCGAACCTGCTCGACGCAGCCCGGTGTGAAACGGGCCTGTCGGACTTCGGTGACGCGAGCTTCCGTGAGCCGCTCGAACGCCTCGTCGCCGCGCTGAACACCGAGGCGCGACTCAACGTCGCCGGCTACGCGTATTTCGGTGAGCGCATCCGCAACATCCTGATCACGCGCCTGCGTGCGGAGGACTGGTTCCGTCGTTACCCGGAAATCCTCGAGGAGGAGATCCACACGCCACTGGTCATCGTGGGTCTGCCGCGGACCGGCACCACGATGATGCACCGTACGATCTCGGCCGATCACCGCATGTATTCGCCGTTGTGGTACGAGGTCCGCTTCCCGGTACCGCTGCCGGGTACCGATTTCGCTGCGGGCACCGATCCGCGGATCGCGATCGCCGAGGCCGAGGTGAATGCCTTGCTCGAGGTATCACCGGAACTCGCATCGATCCATCCGATGGACGCACGCGGACCGGATGAGGAGATCATGCTGCTCGAGCAGTCCTTTTTCTCGACCGTGCCCGAGTCTCATGCGCATATGCCCGAATTCGGAGTGTGGCTCGAACAGCAGGACCAGTTGCCCGGCTACACCTACCTGAAGCGCCTGCTGCAGTTCCTGCAATGGCAGAAGAAACGCTTTGGTCAGCAGGCCGAACGCTGGATCCTGAAGACTCCGCACCACCTGCATTTTCCAGCGGCGCTGTTCACGACCTTCCCGGACGTGCAGGTGCTGCAGACGCATCGTGACCCGCTGCAGTTGATGCCGTCGTATGCAAGCATGATCCACGCACTGAATCGCCCGTTTTCGGATGCGGTCGGCAAGGAGGAAGTAGGCGCGCACTGGTGTCGCAAGTGGGCGGCAGGGATGCGCACCACGCTGCAGTTCCGGGATGCAGGGCATGAGGCACGCTTCCTCGACATGTGGTACGAGGATACGGTGCGCAGTCCGCTCGACGAGATTCGCCGGCTGTACGACTTCGTAGGCATCGACCTCACCGACCAGGCGCGCACCGAAATGGAGCGCTGGCGCGAGATGAATCGCCGCGAGGCACGCCCGACGCATCAGTACACTCTCGAGGAATACGGATTCACGGAAGACGCGCTCGCGGCGGATTTCCGCGAATACCGCGAACGTTATATCTTGCCGCTGCGTCGCGCGAGCGCGTCGGGGGCATGA
- a CDS encoding DUF1214 domain-containing protein, translating to MNDSERRVSSGEAWAEFCDALKQAGEQIQRPEAPSDPFTRAEGYRYLSRLARAGLEWYLEFNDPAFPVLYVPSHETIKIGADNPDNLYQKAVLDGRHEYRIRGRRGTVYYLSFLTSKGSYAENSRQTETGFLDGEQLQLEPDGSFEIIVSSRKHAGNWLPMEPETIALLVRQTFMDRKAETPAELTIERLDRGATPEPLTAEQLETGLRTAASFVNNTARLFADWSQSYLPRPNELPPADQKLCHAVGGDQNIFYYHGYFELAEDEALVIEVERIPECRAWNLQADNYWMESLDYRYHCIHVNKHTARHRPDGSVRIILAHRDPGLDNWLDTAGHRNGTLCFRWIASREIVHPTSRVVKFAELKNLPK from the coding sequence ATGAACGACTCCGAACGCAGGGTCAGCAGCGGCGAAGCGTGGGCCGAATTCTGTGATGCGCTGAAACAAGCCGGAGAGCAGATTCAACGCCCGGAAGCGCCTTCGGACCCATTCACCCGCGCCGAGGGTTACCGCTACCTGAGCCGGCTTGCTCGCGCGGGGCTCGAGTGGTACCTCGAGTTCAATGACCCGGCATTTCCGGTTCTTTATGTGCCGTCCCACGAGACGATCAAGATCGGTGCCGACAACCCGGACAACCTGTACCAGAAGGCAGTGCTCGACGGACGTCATGAATACCGTATCCGTGGCCGGCGTGGCACGGTCTACTACCTGAGCTTTCTGACCAGCAAGGGCAGCTATGCCGAGAACTCCAGGCAGACCGAAACCGGATTTCTCGACGGCGAGCAGTTGCAACTGGAACCCGACGGGAGCTTCGAGATCATCGTCAGTTCCAGGAAACACGCCGGCAACTGGCTGCCGATGGAGCCGGAGACCATCGCCTTGCTGGTACGCCAGACCTTCATGGACCGCAAGGCCGAAACGCCTGCAGAGCTCACCATCGAACGTCTGGATCGCGGTGCGACGCCGGAGCCTTTGACGGCGGAGCAACTGGAAACGGGGTTGCGTACCGCTGCATCGTTCGTGAACAACACCGCACGGCTGTTTGCGGACTGGAGTCAATCGTATCTGCCGCGACCGAATGAGCTGCCGCCGGCCGACCAGAAACTGTGTCATGCCGTCGGTGGTGACCAGAACATCTTCTACTATCACGGTTACTTCGAGCTGGCCGAGGACGAGGCGCTGGTGATCGAAGTCGAGCGTATTCCCGAGTGTCGTGCCTGGAACCTGCAGGCGGACAATTATTGGATGGAGTCTCTCGACTATCGCTACCACTGTATCCATGTGAACAAGCACACGGCCAGGCACCGACCGGACGGGAGTGTGCGCATCATCCTGGCGCATCGTGATCCGGGGCTCGACAACTGGCTGGATACGGCAGGCCATCGCAACGGGACGCTGTGCTTTCGCTGGATCGCTTCCAGGGAGATCGTGCACCCGACCAGCCGCGTCGTGAAGTTTGCGGAATTGAAGAACCTGCCGAAATGA
- a CDS encoding nuclear transport factor 2 family protein produces the protein MPNRYRAQQAGLDSLTCVSSGRKQDWLDLFADDAVIQDPVGVSPLDPTGLGHRGKRAIEAFWDAVMPNGIAGYEIHESFPSGDSCANVQTLITRLPDGTTARTRCVAVYTVNDAGKVISLRAYWDYRKLEQQLQQLGAG, from the coding sequence ATGCCGAACCGTTACCGTGCGCAACAGGCAGGGCTCGACTCGCTGACTTGCGTTTCATCGGGCCGCAAGCAGGATTGGCTCGATCTGTTTGCCGACGACGCCGTGATCCAGGATCCCGTCGGCGTGTCGCCGCTCGATCCGACCGGCCTGGGGCACCGCGGCAAGCGTGCGATCGAGGCGTTCTGGGATGCGGTGATGCCGAACGGCATCGCCGGTTACGAGATCCACGAATCCTTTCCGTCCGGAGATTCCTGCGCCAACGTACAGACGCTGATCACCCGCCTGCCGGACGGGACGACCGCGAGAACGCGCTGCGTTGCGGTCTATACGGTGAACGATGCCGGCAAGGTGATATCGTTGCGTGCGTACTGGGATTACAGGAAGCTTGAACAACAGTTGCAGCAACTCGGTGCTGGCTGA
- a CDS encoding TonB-dependent receptor, with amino-acid sequence MPTRRAISPFHASALAVAIAATAGTATPAAAQDSQRAAGLEEIVVTAQRREESLQDTPIAITAFTADKLSNLGVFGVSKIGDFAPNVVIQKQPSSNANMGIAIRGMGIGETQLLTDPKVGMYVDGILISKSVGGVFDIADMERIEVLRGPQGTLFGRNTTGGAVSVTTQKPSGELRGKATASIGNFGYLRYGGSLDLPAVGNLAAKISYNHSETDGWADNHYTGVAQQPQMPNEKVEKDLASEDNDAYRLALRWTPREDLTFDYSFDRTDNSGVATPFQILKVKDYVNTGFGHEARDYRMLTGPGGLFDQMAQNVYPRNKRQEHFMSDEETEEFLKVKAHSFIAAWDVNPNLTLKYLFGSRRSSQGNGSNLDGGVYFARDLFYGVYAGNNEPIQIPGFHSRVVKNSVEMDSHELQIIGSAFDDRLHYTGGIFTYKEDVAEVNPQTYSLPIAFVAPQGAATPILGPLYDAAGFCPAMYGGYLCVGSQRLPIPGASDPGVPGVVDFAYGQSARSLAVYGQTTYALTEALDLTLGIRYTEDDKKAWVYNQNMLRELPTLTPGNPVRAKGDWDNVSYLANLNYAFTDDIRAYLTYTTGYNGGGFGARAANVTDFRTPYDEEEVKAIELGLKSELLDNRLRLNVALFRNEYTDAQVAVFKAGEGGASSAIVNAGAETIQGIEFDIVAVPVDGLTIDFTYGYLDAKFDEYMSYNASTGRLENIARNTTVPQAPKNTASLGVQYDFEPFSFGALSARVDIAYKDSFVYHPYENEWNAPDSRTLVNARLSLNDIRLGCCNDSNKLRVSLWGKNLTDEEYINWGIDFGALGWSGATYGEPRTYGLDVVYTYD; translated from the coding sequence ATGCCGACCAGACGCGCCATTTCCCCCTTCCATGCCTCGGCACTTGCCGTCGCCATCGCCGCAACTGCCGGCACCGCGACTCCGGCAGCGGCCCAGGACTCACAGCGTGCAGCAGGACTCGAGGAGATCGTCGTCACCGCCCAGCGCCGCGAGGAGTCGCTGCAGGATACACCGATCGCAATCACTGCATTCACGGCGGACAAGCTGTCCAACCTGGGCGTTTTCGGCGTCTCGAAGATCGGCGATTTCGCACCGAACGTGGTGATCCAGAAGCAGCCATCGTCGAACGCGAACATGGGAATCGCGATTCGCGGCATGGGTATCGGCGAGACGCAGTTGCTGACGGACCCGAAGGTCGGCATGTACGTCGACGGCATCCTCATCAGCAAGTCGGTGGGTGGCGTATTCGATATCGCCGACATGGAACGCATCGAGGTGCTGCGCGGTCCGCAGGGCACGCTGTTCGGACGCAACACCACCGGGGGTGCGGTCAGCGTGACCACCCAGAAGCCGAGCGGCGAGCTGCGCGGCAAGGCAACGGCGTCGATCGGCAACTTCGGTTACCTGCGCTACGGCGGCAGCCTGGACCTGCCGGCAGTCGGCAATCTGGCAGCCAAGATCTCGTACAACCACAGCGAAACCGACGGCTGGGCAGACAACCACTACACGGGTGTGGCACAACAGCCGCAAATGCCGAACGAAAAGGTGGAAAAGGATCTTGCCTCGGAAGACAACGACGCGTATCGCCTCGCGCTGCGCTGGACGCCACGCGAGGACCTGACTTTCGATTACTCGTTCGACAGGACCGACAATTCGGGCGTGGCGACCCCGTTCCAGATCCTGAAAGTGAAGGACTATGTGAACACGGGTTTCGGCCATGAGGCCCGCGACTACCGGATGCTCACGGGTCCAGGTGGGCTGTTCGACCAGATGGCGCAGAACGTGTATCCGCGCAACAAGCGCCAGGAACACTTCATGTCCGACGAGGAAACCGAGGAATTCCTGAAGGTCAAGGCACATTCGTTCATCGCGGCGTGGGACGTGAATCCGAACCTGACGCTGAAGTACCTGTTCGGATCACGCCGGTCCAGCCAGGGCAACGGCAGCAACCTGGACGGCGGCGTGTACTTCGCGCGCGACCTGTTCTACGGCGTGTACGCAGGCAACAACGAGCCGATCCAGATTCCGGGCTTCCACTCCCGCGTCGTGAAAAATTCGGTCGAAATGGACTCGCACGAACTCCAGATCATCGGCAGCGCCTTTGACGACCGCCTGCACTACACCGGCGGCATCTTCACGTACAAGGAGGACGTGGCCGAAGTCAACCCGCAGACGTACTCGTTGCCGATTGCGTTCGTCGCCCCGCAAGGCGCAGCCACACCCATACTGGGCCCGCTCTACGACGCAGCCGGTTTCTGTCCGGCGATGTATGGTGGGTACCTGTGCGTAGGCTCGCAGCGGTTGCCAATCCCCGGTGCCAGTGACCCGGGCGTCCCCGGTGTGGTCGACTTTGCATACGGGCAGAGCGCCAGGTCGCTTGCGGTCTACGGGCAGACAACCTACGCGCTGACCGAGGCGCTGGACCTCACGCTCGGCATCCGCTACACGGAAGACGACAAGAAAGCGTGGGTGTACAACCAGAACATGCTGCGGGAACTGCCCACGCTCACCCCCGGCAATCCGGTTCGCGCCAAAGGGGACTGGGACAACGTCAGCTACCTGGCGAACCTCAACTACGCATTCACCGACGATATCCGCGCTTACCTGACCTATACCACCGGTTACAACGGCGGTGGCTTCGGCGCACGCGCCGCGAACGTTACCGACTTCCGGACACCCTATGACGAAGAAGAGGTCAAGGCGATCGAACTCGGCCTGAAGTCGGAGCTGCTGGACAACCGCCTGCGCCTGAACGTGGCACTGTTCCGCAACGAATACACCGACGCCCAGGTAGCCGTGTTCAAGGCTGGCGAAGGCGGGGCATCCTCGGCCATCGTCAATGCGGGTGCGGAGACGATCCAGGGCATCGAGTTCGACATCGTGGCGGTGCCGGTCGATGGCCTGACGATCGACTTCACCTACGGTTATCTGGACGCCAAGTTCGACGAATACATGTCGTACAACGCGAGCACCGGCCGGCTCGAGAACATCGCACGCAACACCACGGTACCGCAGGCTCCGAAGAACACCGCATCGCTCGGCGTGCAGTACGATTTCGAGCCGTTCAGCTTCGGTGCGCTGTCTGCACGGGTCGACATCGCCTACAAGGACAGCTTTGTATACCATCCGTACGAGAACGAATGGAACGCGCCGGACAGCCGCACGCTGGTCAATGCGCGTCTCAGCCTGAACGACATCCGGCTCGGCTGCTGCAACGACAGCAACAAGCTGCGGGTGTCGCTGTGGGGCAAGAACCTGACCGACGAGGAATACATCAACTGGGGTATCGACTTCGGCGCACTGGGCTGGTCGGGCGCGACCTACGGCGAACCTCGCACCTATGGTCTGGACGTGGTCTACACCTACGACTGA
- a CDS encoding nuclear transport factor 2 family protein: MMLETLLAEREIYRALVRFARAMDYRDWGALDAIVALDASADLGMGTIHGRAGIITFMRSFLDDCGPTQHLLGNVMIDVQDDIAQTSCYVSDMHKGSGEKSALTFSTLGEYHDSWERVGGVWRMTQRIKRNRAQIGDISVLGAGPTSR, from the coding sequence ATGATGCTGGAAACACTGCTTGCCGAACGCGAGATCTACCGCGCGCTGGTGCGCTTTGCACGCGCAATGGACTACCGCGACTGGGGCGCGCTCGATGCGATCGTCGCACTCGATGCGAGTGCCGATCTCGGCATGGGAACGATCCACGGCCGCGCGGGAATCATCACGTTCATGCGCTCGTTCCTGGACGACTGCGGCCCGACCCAGCACCTGCTCGGCAACGTGATGATCGACGTACAGGACGATATCGCACAGACTTCGTGCTACGTCAGCGATATGCACAAGGGCAGTGGCGAGAAATCTGCACTGACCTTCTCCACGCTCGGCGAGTACCACGACAGCTGGGAGCGCGTGGGTGGCGTATGGCGGATGACCCAGCGCATCAAGCGCAACCGTGCGCAGATCGGTGACATCAGCGTGCTCGGTGCAGGGCCGACTTCACGCTGA